From a region of the Synechococcus sp. RS9916 genome:
- a CDS encoding radical SAM protein, protein MLAFPSTYTVGITSLGYQIVWSTLAMRSDVDVRRLFTDQGDPPHRHCDLFGLSLSWELDGPVLLDLLEQQRIPIWSHARTDDHPIVFGGGPVLTANPEPLAPFFDVVLLGDGEDLLPAFIDALQSVKGQPRAEQLQHLARVPGIYVPELHAPRYAADGTLLGVTPVDASLPERVAKQTWRGNSLSHSTVITPEAAWPDIHMVEVVRSCPELCRFCLASYLTLPFRTPSLDDGLIPAVEKGLNATKRLGLLGASVTQHPQFSDLLQWLAHDRFDDLRVSVSSVRAATVTPELATVLAGRGSKSLTIAIESGSERMRRVVNKKLSGEEIEAAARHAKQGGLKALKLYGMVGLPCEDNDDVESTAALLLSLKKGTPGLRFTLGVSTFVPKAHTPFQWQGVRPEAEKRLKLLAKRLKPKGIDLRPESYGWSVIQALLSRSDRRLAPVIAAVRGSQESLGGWKKAYRAALAGELPEARSAGVVLPLPPSWDSVVHDEWASDAVLPWGHLDGPLSQEKLQEHRQQALSLG, encoded by the coding sequence GTGCTGGCCTTCCCCAGCACGTACACCGTGGGCATCACCAGCCTTGGTTATCAGATCGTCTGGTCGACGCTGGCGATGCGGTCTGACGTCGACGTGCGCCGGTTGTTCACCGACCAGGGGGATCCCCCGCACCGGCACTGCGACCTATTTGGACTGTCCCTGAGCTGGGAACTCGACGGACCGGTCCTGCTCGATCTGCTGGAGCAGCAGCGAATCCCGATCTGGAGCCACGCGCGCACCGACGACCATCCGATCGTGTTTGGTGGTGGACCAGTGCTCACCGCCAATCCCGAGCCCCTTGCACCGTTTTTCGATGTCGTGCTGCTGGGCGACGGCGAAGACCTGCTGCCGGCCTTCATCGATGCCCTCCAGAGCGTGAAGGGGCAGCCCCGGGCCGAACAACTGCAGCATCTGGCCCGCGTGCCTGGGATCTACGTGCCCGAGCTGCATGCGCCCCGCTACGCAGCGGACGGCACCCTGCTGGGGGTGACACCAGTGGATGCAAGCCTTCCAGAACGGGTGGCGAAACAGACGTGGCGCGGCAACAGCCTCAGCCACTCCACGGTGATCACCCCGGAAGCGGCCTGGCCCGACATCCACATGGTGGAGGTGGTGCGCAGCTGCCCAGAACTGTGCCGCTTCTGCTTGGCCAGCTATCTGACCCTGCCATTCCGCACCCCGTCGCTCGATGACGGGCTGATCCCAGCAGTGGAAAAGGGACTGAACGCCACCAAACGCCTGGGCCTGCTGGGGGCGTCCGTCACCCAGCACCCCCAGTTCAGCGATCTGCTCCAGTGGCTGGCCCACGACCGCTTTGACGACCTGCGCGTCAGCGTCAGTTCCGTGCGGGCCGCAACGGTCACCCCGGAGCTGGCGACGGTGCTGGCAGGGCGAGGCAGCAAATCGCTCACGATCGCGATCGAGAGCGGCAGCGAGCGCATGCGCCGCGTGGTGAACAAGAAACTCAGCGGTGAAGAAATCGAAGCCGCGGCCCGCCATGCCAAGCAAGGCGGACTGAAGGCCCTGAAGCTCTACGGAATGGTGGGACTCCCCTGTGAAGACAACGACGATGTGGAAAGCACCGCAGCGCTGCTGCTGAGCCTGAAGAAAGGCACCCCTGGGCTGCGCTTCACCCTTGGGGTGAGCACATTCGTGCCCAAAGCGCACACCCCCTTCCAATGGCAAGGGGTACGCCCCGAAGCGGAAAAACGCTTGAAGCTACTGGCCAAACGGCTCAAACCGAAAGGCATTGATCTGCGCCCGGAAAGCTATGGCTGGAGCGTGATCCAGGCCCTGCTCTCCCGCAGCGACCGGCGCCTGGCCCCCGTGATCGCAGCGGTGCGCGGCTCCCAGGAAAGCCTGGGTGGCTGGAAGAAGGCCTACCGAGCCGCCCTGGCCGGTGAACTGCCTGAAGCCCGCAGCGCAGGCGTTGTCTTACCGCTGCCCCCCAGTTGGGACAGCGTGGTGCACGACGAATGGGCCTCTGACGCGGTGTTGCCCTGGGGCCATCTTGATGGTCCTTTGAGTCAGGAGAAACTTCAGGAGCACCGCCAACAGGCCCTCAGCTTGGGCTGA
- a CDS encoding O-antigen ligase, whose protein sequence is MTARLCAWLRSGCPAVASPWGWCLFQLGLLLLPSTVLLASLLFVPALVLGSLRREGPYWCDRWNWPLLAAGGLMLLSCFSAVRADLAWAGLANWLPFFWGFWGFQPYVAEAGARRRAALWLVAGTVPVVVTGLGQLWLGWQGPWQALGGLVIWFMAPGGEPQGRLSGLFDYANIAAAWLALVWPLMLAALVQPGLDRRYRGVVLMLAAALVTALVLTDSRNGWGALVLAVPLVLGPVSWPWLLPLLVLALIPVLLAVLPGVPALLQDPARGLVPESVWSRLSDSRYAGERALASTRLSQWGVALQLIAERPWLGWGAAAFSVLYPLRTGKWHGHSHNLPLELAVSHGVPATVALVGLVLGLLIVALRCSRVGLFDRAWWAAVLVLVVLHGTDMPFFDSRLNIAGWILLAGLRSRIRETETAAVSPS, encoded by the coding sequence ATGACGGCACGTCTGTGCGCATGGCTCAGGAGCGGCTGTCCGGCGGTCGCTTCCCCCTGGGGTTGGTGCCTGTTTCAGCTCGGCCTGCTGTTGCTTCCCTCGACGGTGTTGCTGGCCAGCCTGCTGTTCGTGCCGGCCTTGGTGCTGGGCAGTCTCCGTCGTGAAGGGCCCTACTGGTGTGATCGCTGGAACTGGCCGCTGCTGGCGGCTGGCGGGTTGATGCTGCTCAGTTGTTTCAGCGCCGTGCGCGCCGATCTCGCCTGGGCTGGTCTGGCCAATTGGCTGCCCTTCTTCTGGGGGTTCTGGGGGTTCCAGCCCTACGTGGCGGAGGCCGGGGCGCGTCGCCGTGCGGCGCTCTGGTTGGTGGCGGGCACGGTGCCCGTGGTGGTGACCGGCCTGGGTCAGTTGTGGTTGGGTTGGCAGGGGCCCTGGCAGGCCCTGGGGGGCCTGGTGATCTGGTTCATGGCTCCTGGAGGGGAGCCGCAGGGCAGGCTGTCGGGTCTGTTCGATTACGCCAACATTGCCGCGGCCTGGTTGGCGCTGGTGTGGCCATTGATGCTGGCGGCCCTGGTGCAGCCCGGACTCGATCGCCGTTATCGGGGTGTGGTGTTGATGCTGGCTGCCGCTTTGGTGACGGCTCTCGTGCTCACTGACTCCCGCAATGGCTGGGGCGCGTTGGTGCTGGCGGTGCCCCTGGTGCTTGGGCCGGTGAGCTGGCCCTGGTTGCTGCCGCTGCTGGTCCTTGCGTTGATTCCTGTTCTGTTGGCGGTGTTGCCCGGTGTTCCCGCGTTGCTTCAGGACCCTGCTCGGGGGTTGGTGCCCGAGTCGGTGTGGTCACGCCTCAGCGACAGTCGCTATGCGGGGGAGCGTGCCCTGGCCTCCACCCGTCTCAGTCAGTGGGGCGTGGCTCTGCAGTTGATCGCTGAACGTCCCTGGCTGGGGTGGGGTGCTGCGGCTTTTTCCGTGCTCTACCCCTTACGCACGGGCAAATGGCATGGTCATTCCCACAACTTGCCGTTGGAGCTGGCGGTCAGCCATGGGGTGCCGGCGACGGTTGCGCTGGTGGGCCTGGTGCTGGGGTTGTTGATCGTGGCGTTGCGCTGCAGCCGCGTCGGTTTGTTTGATCGCGCCTGGTGGGCTGCGGTGCTGGTGTTGGTGGTGCTCCATGGCACCGACATGCCGTTCTTTGACAGCCGCCTGAACATTGCCGGTTGGATCCTGCTGGCCGGGCTGCGCAGTCGGATTCGGGAGACAGAAACGGCAGCGGTCAGCCCAAGCTGA